The following are from one region of the Shinella sp. PSBB067 genome:
- a CDS encoding NepR family anti-sigma factor, translated as MNSLEKQTDGRKTPKGADDPNAQIATKLRAFYHSVQDEALPQRFLDLLEKLDAVESSVQRAE; from the coding sequence GTGAATAGCTTAGAAAAACAGACGGACGGGAGAAAGACTCCCAAGGGCGCCGACGACCCAAATGCACAGATCGCGACGAAGCTTCGCGCCTTCTATCATTCCGTGCAGGACGAGGCGCTTCCCCAGAGGTTCCTGGATCTTCTCGAAAAATTGGACGCTGTCGAAAGCAGCGTTCAACGGGCCGAGTGA